A region of Rhodamnia argentea isolate NSW1041297 chromosome 9, ASM2092103v1, whole genome shotgun sequence DNA encodes the following proteins:
- the LOC115752978 gene encoding L-type lectin-domain containing receptor kinase IX.1-like isoform X1 — MELHSSDTINFKTKKLQSLLVSVLSLAIALPASASSQGIKFSFQNFAGNSIQYQGDASVSSNAIQLTKANQGQNLNESMGWATYPEPMRLWDKATGNVADFTTNFTFVINSQKESNFGDGMTFFLVPEGSQLPVNSSGRYLALVNPNRDPSNSSTSFVAIEFDTYRNNYSGVVDPNCTNVAHVGIDLNNLTSAVSSCVDWFKDKIMSGGRINATITYNSRTQNLSVLMMDADATGTDINSSAIYDIVNLTKYLPERVTLGFSAATGTDLELHTIEAWEFSSNVQVAGKKSKFWLWATLGSGSFVLLILALAFIWFRHRSKRKGTYMSGDEDDLAIDEEFEQVPGPKKFYYKDLVAATDNFAIERLLGEGGFGRVYKGYLTPMNVNVAIKKINPGSRQGVKEYASEVKTISRLRHRNLVQLIGWCHEKKELLLIYEFMSNGSLDSHLFKERTFLSWEKRYKIAQGIASALLYLHEEWEQCVVHRDIKSSNIMLDSDFSAKLGDFGLARLVDHAKGLQTTVLAGTMGYMAPECVYTGKASKESDVYSFGVVLLEIACGRKVVEPRAEEGQVRLVDWVWELYGTGRLLDAAESKLGTDFDERQLECLMVVGLWCSHPDHSARPSIREALNVLNLDAPPPVLPLTLPVPTYLAPVPSFTMASIVSSSTSGTEVSAFTTSSSQPSHSASSALLLDTN; from the coding sequence ATGGAACTTCACAGCTCAGATACCATAAATTTCAAGACCAAAAAGCTTCAATCACTCCTAGTCTCGGTTCTCTCTCTAGCCATCGCCTTACCGGCTTCGGCGTCGTCTCAGGGCATCAAGTTCAGCTTCCAGAATTTCGCCGGTAATAGCATTCAATACCAAGGCGATGCGTCGGTTTCGAGTAACGCCATCCAACTTACGAAGGCCAATCAAGGCCAGAACCTCAATGAGAGCATGGGGTGGGCCACCTACCCCGAGCCGATGCGCCTTTGGGACAAGGCGACCGGGAACGTGGCGGATTTCACCACCAATTTCACCTTCGTCATCAACTCGCAAAAGGAGTCGAATTTCGGCGATGGAATGACCTTCTTTCTCGTCCCAGAAGGATCTCAACTCCCGGTCAACTCGTCGGGACGGTACCTCGCTCTTGTAAACCCGAACCGCGACCCTTCCAACTCTTCTACCTCGTTTGTAGCCATCGAGTTCGACACTTATCGCAACAACTATAGCGGTGTTGTGGACCCGAATTGTACAAACGTTGCACATGTTGGTATAGACTTGAATAATCTCACTTCCGCAGTCTCTAGCTGCGTCGATTGGTTCAAGGATAAAATCATGAGCGGTGGGCGAATCAACGCCACGATAACATACAATTCCAGAACGCAGAACTTGAGCGTTCTCATGATGGATGCCGATGCCACGGGCACCGACATAAATTCCTCCGCTATCTATGATATAGTCAACTTGACCAAGTATTTGCCGGAGAGGGTGACTTTGGGTTTCTCGGCTGCAACGGGTACGGATTTGGAGCTGCACACTATTGAGGCATGGGAATTCAGCTCTAATGTGCAAGTGGCAGGAAAAAAGAGCAAGTTCTGGCTATGGGCTACCTTAGGCTCAGGTTCTTTCGTTTTGCTCATTCTTGCTTTAGCCTTTATTTGGTTTCGTCACCGTTCGAAGAGAAAGGGAACTTACATGAGCGGAGATGAAGATGATCTCGCAATCGATGAAGAATTCGAGCAAGTGCCAGGGCCCAAGAAATTCTACTACAAGGACTTGGTCGCGGCGACCGACAATTTCGCAATTGAACGAttgcttggggaaggaggcttTGGGAGAGTGTACAAAGGATACTTGACCCCCATGAATGTTAATGTCGCAATCAAGAAGATTAATCCGGGGTCAAGACAAGGGGTAAAGGAGTACGCCAGCGAAGTGAAGACCATAAGCCGGCTCCGGCATAGAAACTTAGTCCAACTCATCGGGTGGTGTCATGAGAAAAAGGAACTGCTGCTCATCTATGAGTTCATGTCTAACGGTAGTCTCGATTCTCATCTATTCAAAGAACGAACCTTCTTGTCATGGGAGAAGCGATACAAAATTGCGCAAGGCATAGCCTCGGCATTGCTTTACCTCCATGAAGAATGGGAACAATGCGTCGTGCACCGCGATATAAAGTCCAGCAATATCATGCTCGATTCCGATTTCAGTGCTAAACTAGGGGACTTTGGCTTGGCTAGACTTGTCGACCATGCCAAGGGGTTACAGACGACAGTGTTGGCTGGAACCATGGGCTATATGGCTCCTGAATGCGTTTACACGGGCAAGGCGAGTAAGGAATCAGACGTCTATAGCTTCGGGGTCGTCCTATTAGAAATAGCTTGTGGAAGAAAAGTCGTCGAGCCAAGGGCCGAGGAAGGCCAAGTCCGGCTGGTGGACTGGGTATGGGAGCTGTATGGGACCGGGCGTCTACTTGATGCAGCAGAGTCGAAACTTGGTACCGACTTCGATGAAAGGCAACTGGAGTGTTTGATGGTTGTAGGGCTGTGGTGCTCTCATCCAGACCACAGCGCCCGTCCTTCGATAAGAGAAGCATTAAACGTTCTCAACTTGGACGCTCCGCCGCCCGTTCTCCCATTGACATTGCCGGTCCCTACATACCTGGCGCCTGTACCCTCATTCACCATGGCATCCATTGTTTCGTCCTCGACCAGTGGCACCGAAGTGTCTGCATTTACTACCTCTTCCAGTCAACCCTCTCATTCTGCTTCCTCTGCATTGCTCCTAGATACAAATTGA
- the LOC115752978 gene encoding L-type lectin-domain containing receptor kinase IX.1-like isoform X2, translating to MELHSSDLQSSKAGELRSLLVLVLSLAIAFTASASSQGIDFSLTAFNDNSIQYQGDASVSSNAIQLTKANQGQNLNESMGWATYPEPMRLWDKATGNVADFTTNFTFVINSQKESNFGDGMTFFLVPEGSQLPVNSSGRYLALVNPNRDPSNSSTSFVAIEFDTYRNNYSGVVDPNCTNVAHVGIDLNNLTSAVSSCVDWFKDKIMSGGRINATITYNSRTQNLSVLMMDADATGTDINSSAIYDIVNLTKYLPERVTLGFSAATGTDLELHTIEAWEFSSNVQVAGKKSKFWLWATLGSGSFVLLILALAFIWFRHRSKRKGTYMSGDEDDLAIDEEFEQVPGPKKFYYKDLVAATDNFAIERLLGEGGFGRVYKGYLTPMNVNVAIKKINPGSRQGVKEYASEVKTISRLRHRNLVQLIGWCHEKKELLLIYEFMSNGSLDSHLFKERTFLSWEKRYKIAQGIASALLYLHEEWEQCVVHRDIKSSNIMLDSDFSAKLGDFGLARLVDHAKGLQTTVLAGTMGYMAPECVYTGKASKESDVYSFGVVLLEIACGRKVVEPRAEEGQVRLVDWVWELYGTGRLLDAAESKLGTDFDERQLECLMVVGLWCSHPDHSARPSIREALNVLNLDAPPPVLPLTLPVPTYLAPVPSFTMASIVSSSTSGTEVSAFTTSSSQPSHSASSALLLDTN from the coding sequence ATAGCATTCAATACCAAGGCGATGCGTCGGTTTCGAGTAACGCCATCCAACTTACGAAGGCCAATCAAGGCCAGAACCTCAATGAGAGCATGGGGTGGGCCACCTACCCCGAGCCGATGCGCCTTTGGGACAAGGCGACCGGGAACGTGGCGGATTTCACCACCAATTTCACCTTCGTCATCAACTCGCAAAAGGAGTCGAATTTCGGCGATGGAATGACCTTCTTTCTCGTCCCAGAAGGATCTCAACTCCCGGTCAACTCGTCGGGACGGTACCTCGCTCTTGTAAACCCGAACCGCGACCCTTCCAACTCTTCTACCTCGTTTGTAGCCATCGAGTTCGACACTTATCGCAACAACTATAGCGGTGTTGTGGACCCGAATTGTACAAACGTTGCACATGTTGGTATAGACTTGAATAATCTCACTTCCGCAGTCTCTAGCTGCGTCGATTGGTTCAAGGATAAAATCATGAGCGGTGGGCGAATCAACGCCACGATAACATACAATTCCAGAACGCAGAACTTGAGCGTTCTCATGATGGATGCCGATGCCACGGGCACCGACATAAATTCCTCCGCTATCTATGATATAGTCAACTTGACCAAGTATTTGCCGGAGAGGGTGACTTTGGGTTTCTCGGCTGCAACGGGTACGGATTTGGAGCTGCACACTATTGAGGCATGGGAATTCAGCTCTAATGTGCAAGTGGCAGGAAAAAAGAGCAAGTTCTGGCTATGGGCTACCTTAGGCTCAGGTTCTTTCGTTTTGCTCATTCTTGCTTTAGCCTTTATTTGGTTTCGTCACCGTTCGAAGAGAAAGGGAACTTACATGAGCGGAGATGAAGATGATCTCGCAATCGATGAAGAATTCGAGCAAGTGCCAGGGCCCAAGAAATTCTACTACAAGGACTTGGTCGCGGCGACCGACAATTTCGCAATTGAACGAttgcttggggaaggaggcttTGGGAGAGTGTACAAAGGATACTTGACCCCCATGAATGTTAATGTCGCAATCAAGAAGATTAATCCGGGGTCAAGACAAGGGGTAAAGGAGTACGCCAGCGAAGTGAAGACCATAAGCCGGCTCCGGCATAGAAACTTAGTCCAACTCATCGGGTGGTGTCATGAGAAAAAGGAACTGCTGCTCATCTATGAGTTCATGTCTAACGGTAGTCTCGATTCTCATCTATTCAAAGAACGAACCTTCTTGTCATGGGAGAAGCGATACAAAATTGCGCAAGGCATAGCCTCGGCATTGCTTTACCTCCATGAAGAATGGGAACAATGCGTCGTGCACCGCGATATAAAGTCCAGCAATATCATGCTCGATTCCGATTTCAGTGCTAAACTAGGGGACTTTGGCTTGGCTAGACTTGTCGACCATGCCAAGGGGTTACAGACGACAGTGTTGGCTGGAACCATGGGCTATATGGCTCCTGAATGCGTTTACACGGGCAAGGCGAGTAAGGAATCAGACGTCTATAGCTTCGGGGTCGTCCTATTAGAAATAGCTTGTGGAAGAAAAGTCGTCGAGCCAAGGGCCGAGGAAGGCCAAGTCCGGCTGGTGGACTGGGTATGGGAGCTGTATGGGACCGGGCGTCTACTTGATGCAGCAGAGTCGAAACTTGGTACCGACTTCGATGAAAGGCAACTGGAGTGTTTGATGGTTGTAGGGCTGTGGTGCTCTCATCCAGACCACAGCGCCCGTCCTTCGATAAGAGAAGCATTAAACGTTCTCAACTTGGACGCTCCGCCGCCCGTTCTCCCATTGACATTGCCGGTCCCTACATACCTGGCGCCTGTACCCTCATTCACCATGGCATCCATTGTTTCGTCCTCGACCAGTGGCACCGAAGTGTCTGCATTTACTACCTCTTCCAGTCAACCCTCTCATTCTGCTTCCTCTGCATTGCTCCTAGATACAAATTGA